The Pelagibacterium halotolerans B2 nucleotide sequence TGTCCGATGTTCCGCTGGTTCGAAAATCTGCTCAATCCCTATCCGCCCGATGCGCCCTCGCAGCCGCCGAAATCCCTGTTGGCCTTCTGCCTGCATTACATGGACGGCGTGAAGCTGCCTCTGATTGCAATGGCGGTGCTCTCCACACTGGTTGCATTGGCCGAAATCGCCCTGTTCGGATTTTTGGGCAATGTGATCGACTGGCTTTCGGCTGCCGACAAGGAGACCTTTCTGGCCGATGAAGGCCCGATGCTGTTCTGGATGAGCCTGTTTGTGCTGCTGGTCGTGCCGACGCTGGTGCTGGTCTCGAACCTGATCATCCACCAGACGCTTCTGGGCAATTTCCCCCAGCGCATCCGCTGGATGGCGCATCGCTATCTCATCCGCCAGTCGATGAGCTATTTCCAGGATGAATTTGCCGGTCGCATCGCCACAAAGGTGATGCAGACGGCGCTCGCCGTGCGCGAAACCGTGATGAAACTGCTCGATGTGCTCAACTACGTCATCGTCTATTTCATCGGCGCCGTCGTGCTCGCGGCCATGAACAATATCTGGCTGGCGCTGCCCTTCATCGTCTGGGTCGTCGCCTATGTCGGGCTGCTGCGCCACTATGTGCCCAAACTGGGCAAGATTTCCGAGCTGCAGGCCGACGCGCGCTCGATGATGACCGGCCGGATCGTCGACAGCTACACCAACATCGCGACGGTCAAGCTGTTCTCCCATTCGAGCCGCGAGGAGACCTACGCCCGAGAGGCGATGGACGAGTTCCTCGAAACCGTCCATGGCCAGATGCGCTATGTGACGATCCTCAACCAGGGCATCACCATTCTCAATGGATTGTTGCTGTTTGCCGTGGGCTTTGTCGGCATCTGGCTCTGGCTTGACGATCTGGTCAGCGCCGGTGCCGTTGCCGCGGCCGCGGCCATCGTGCTGCGCTTCCAGGGCATGAGCCAGTGGATCATGTGGGAGATGTCGGCGCTGTTCGAGAATATCGGCACCGTGCGCGATGGCATCAATTCCCTTTCGCTCCCCTCGATCGTCGCCGACGAACCCGATGCGCCAAGACTTGAACGGGTCAAGGGCGATATCGTCTTTAAAGACGTGGCCTTCAACTACGGCAAGAAGGGCGACGACCAGACCGCCAAGGTCATCGAAGGGCTCAACCTGCATATCCGGGCCGGCGAAAAGATCGGGCTTGTCGGCCGCTCGGGTGCGGGCAAGTCGACCATCGTCAACCTGCTGTTGCGCTTCTACGACCGCCAGAGCGGGCACGTGTTTATCGACGGCACCGACGTCGCTTCGGTGGCCCAGGACTCATTGCGCGCCAATATTGGCGTCGTGACTCAGGACACCTCGCTCCTGCATCGCTCGGTGGCTGACAACATCAAATATGGCCGTCCCGACGCCACCGATGAGGAAATGATCGCCGCCGCGCAGAAGGCCGAGGCGCATGATTTCATCCTGACGCTGGTCGATGCCAAGGGCCGTAAGGGCTATGATGCCCATGTGGGCGAGCGTGGCGTCAAGCTCTCGGGCGGCCAGCGGCAACGCATCGCGATTGCGCGCGTGCTGCTCAAGGATGCTCCGATCCTTGTGCTCGATGAAGCCACTTCGGCGCTCGATTCCGAGGTCGAGGCGGCAATTCAGGGCCAGCTCGACATGCTCATGGAAGGCAAGACGGTCATCGCCATCGCCCACCGGCTTTCGACTATCGCCGCCATGGATCGGCTTATTATCCTCGAAGAGGGCAGGGTCGTGGAACAAGGCACCCACACAGAGCTTGTGGAAACGGGTGGCACTTATGCCCGACTTTGGGCACGCCAGTCCGGCGGGTTCATCGACGCGGATGCCGAGGAGGTCGCCGCGCAGTAACAGCGAATGCGGGAAGGCGCGTGGCGGCGAAAGGTGCGTCTAAGATATATCTTGACATAATCTCTTGCCGGCACCATTTATCAGGACATGACGCAACAGACCCTCAGCCTTCCCGCCCGCATCTCGAAAATTTTCGAAACGTGGATCAAGCCCTTCGAGTACAAGGGCGATATCCAGCCACCTGACACCATCTGGGCGTTCCTCTGGTATTATATTCGCCAAGCAAAGGCGCCCTATCTTGCGGTCCTGTTGTTTACGGGCCTGACCTCGCTGTTCGAGGCGCTGTTCTTTTTCTATATGGGCCGGCTCATCGACCTGCTCGAGAGCACCGATGCTGCGGGCGGCTGGGCCGGACTGATCGCGGCCCACGGCACCGAGCTTTCCATAATGCTTGTCGTGGTCGTGGTGGGGCGCTTTGCAGCGCCGGCGCTTCAGGCGCTGGTCGAAGAGCAGACCATTGGTCGGGGGTTCAACACCATGGTGCGCTGGCAGACCTATGCCTATGTGTCGCGCCAGTCGATCCGCTTCTTCAACGATGATTTCGCCGGACGGCTGGTCACCAAGGTGTCCCAGGCCGCCCAATCGCTCAACGACTTCGTCGCCAGCGTGATCCAGATCGGCTGGGCGCTGACCATTTTTGCCGGCACGACGATTTTCCTTTTTGCCCAGCTCGATTGGCGCATGGCGGCGCTTGTGGTGATCTGGATTGCGGCCATTCTTTTGATGGCGCGCTACTATGTACCGCGCATGCGCAGCCGCGCCGCCGAGAACGCCGAAAACGCTTCCGTGCTCAACGGGCGGATCACCGACAGCTTCGCCAACGTCCAGACCCTGCGCCTGTTTGGAAATGCCGAGGACAACGATACTTACGTCAAAAAAGGCTTCGAGCGTTTCCTCGATTCCGCGACACGGCTGGCGCGGCTCGTCACAGGCATGCGGGCCTCGATGGGCCTGCTGAGCACGGTCATGATTATCGCCTTTGGCTGGCTGGCCATCCAGCTCTGGACGGCCAACGCCATTACCGTGGGCGCTATCGCCTTTACCCTCAGTCTGGTGCTGCGCCTCAACATGATGCAGGGGCGCCTTATGGGCCAACTCAACGGCATGATGCGCCATTTCGGCGTCGCCCAGAATGCGATGGAAACCATCGCCCAGCCGCTCGAATTGACCGACGCGCCCGACGCGGAGCCGCTCAAGGTTACGGGCGCCGGGATCAAATTCGAAAATGTCCGATTCCACTACGGTCGCGAGAAGGGCATCATCGAAGGTGTCGATCTCAACGTGCGCCCCGGCGAAAAGATCGGGTTGGTCGGCCATTCGGGCGCCGGCAAATCCACGCTCGTCAATCTTTTGCTGCGCTTTTACGATCTGGAAAGCGGGCGCATCCTGATCGACGGGCAGGATATCTCAAAAGTCACCCAGGAATCGCTGCGCGCCAATATCGGGGTTGTCACCCAGGACACGGCCCTGCTGCACCGCTCGGTCAAGGCTAACATCCTGTTCGGCAAGGCCGGCGCGAGCGAAGAGGAGATGATCGCCGCTGCCAGGAGCGCCGAGGCCCACGACTTTATCATGGACCTCAAGGACAGCCGCGGACGGACGGGCTATGAAGCGCAGGTGGGCGAGCGCGGAGTCAAGCTTTCCGGCGGCCAACGCCAGCGCGTTGCCATCGCCCGCGTTCTGCTCAAGGACGCACCTATTCTCGTGCTCGATGAAGCGACGTCCGCGCTCGATAGCGAGGTTGAAGCGGCTATTCAAAGCCAGCTCGACAAGCTCATGGATGGCAAGACGGTGATTGCCATTGCCCACCGGCTCTCCACAATCGCCGCCATGGACCGCCTGGTCATCCTCGATCACGGTCGCATCGTCGAGGAGGGGACTCACGAGGCACTGCTGGCGCGGGGCGGCCACTACGCCCGGCTCTGGGAGCGCCAATCGGGCGGTTTCCTCGATCTCGAGGACGAAGAAGCCGCCGAATAGTCAAAGCCATCGGCGGGTCTTTGCCAGAAATGCTTCGTAACCGGCCCCGAACTTGCGGGCAAGATAGGCCTCTTCGCGCCGCACCACCACGCGATCGAGCACGAACCACAAGATGGGCAGTCCGATCAACGCCCATTCCAGCGCAAACAGCAGACCGATGCCGGTAAAGCTCAGCAGGAAGCCCACATACATCGGATTGCGCGTGAACCTGTAGGGGCCATTTGCGACGATTGCCGTGGTCGGTTTGAAAGGCTCGGGATTTGTTCCGGCAGCCCTGAACAGCCGGAAAGCCCAGATGTCGAGCGCGAGGCCCGCCACAAGCAGCACCCCGCCCACCAGCGTTTGCGGCGACCATACCGCCGGTGCGACCAGGAAACGGAGGGGAACCACAAACTCCAGAATGATCGCCAGCACCAGAAAGCCAACCGGATAGGTCGGCGGCAGGTGGGGAAGGCCGGGATTGTCTCGGTCCATATCGCTCATCGGTGCCTCCTGTGGGCCGTCGGATATTTTTATTTCATCCCGGCATTGAACTAAAGTAGAAGGCGGAACGATAGCGGACAAGCATCCAGAAGCGTCAGGAGGAGAAGCGCCATGGCCGAGGCACACGCTGCATCGCAAAAGGTAATCGATTACAGGGCGCTCGATCTCGGGGGGCGTTTTGCCCTTTCTGCGCCTGAACGCGGCTGGTCGGGCGAGATAGAGCTTCCCGGTGACGTTCACAATGCATTGCTGCAGGCGGGTGAAATCCCCGACCCTTATTTCGGCCAGAACGAGGACATCGTCGCCTGGGTTTATAAGACCCCGTGGACCGTCGAGCGGCGCTTTGACGTGCCCGCCGCCATGGCGCAGGGCTATCTGACGCTCACCCTCTCCGAGGTCGATTGCATAGCGACCGTGTTCCTCAACGGCGAAGAGATTGCGCAAACCCAGAACCAGTTCATTCGCTACGATCTCGACGTCACGGGCAAGATCGGGGCAGGGGAGAATACGCTCACCATCGCTTTCGCGGCCGTGCCGGAGATCGCCCAATCGCGTGCCGATGCGCACCCCTTCGCCATTCCCTACGCGGCCATGAACCAGAAGGTCGCCCACCTCAATTTCGTGCGCAAGACCGCCTGTCATGCCGGATGGGACTGGGGCATCTGCCTGATGCCGATCGGCGTCTATGGCCGCATGGAATTGCGCCGGTCCGCATTGGCGCGCACCGAAAGCGTCCAGGTCGAACAGCATCATGAAGACGGGAAGGTGAATCTGGTTCTCAAGACCAGGGTTCATGCCTTTGATTCCGGTGTGGTTTCGCTCACCCACACTATCGATGGCCAGACCGTCGGCGGCGATGTGACGGTGGAAAAGGGCGAGAACTTGATCGAGCACACAGTCATCATCGACCGTCCGAACCTGTGGTGGCCCGCCGGGCAGGGGGCGCAGCCGCTCTACGATCTCATCACCGATCTCGACGGCGAAACGACCGCCCGGAAGATCGGCCTGCGCCAGCTCGAATGGATCGTCGAAGCCGACGAGATCGATCACAGTTTCAAGTGTCGTATCAATGGACGCGACATCACGATGATGGGCGCCAACTGGATACCGGCTGATGCCATCCCCTCGCGCATTACGCCCGAGGTGGTCGAAGACCTGCTGCAAAGCGCGAGAGCGGCGAACTACAATATGGTCCGCGTCTGGGGCGGCGGGCAGTACGAGCCGGACTGGTTCTATGATCTGTGCGACGAGATGGGCCTGCTCATCTGGCACGATTTCATGTTTTCCTGCATGCCCTATCCGTCGGATCGCGCCTTCCTCGCTGACGTGCAGATCGAGATCACCCAACAGGTCCGCCGTCTTTCTTATCACGCTTCGATTGCCCTTTGGTGCGGCGACAACGAGGTGATCGGGTCGCTCAACTGGTATCCCGAAACCAAAGCCAACCGCGACCGGCATCTGGCCAATTACGACAGGCTTTCCAAACTGCTCGCCGAGACCGTCGAGGACGAGGACCCTCAGCGCCGTTTCTGGCCCTCCTCGCCCTCGCTTGGCTACATGGATTTTGCCGATGGCTGGCATATCGATACGCGCGGCGACATGCATTTCTGGGACGTCTGGCACTCGGCAAAACCCTTCGAGCACTACCGTACAGTGCAGCCCCGCTTTGCCTCCGAATTCGGCTTTCAGTCGTTCACGTCGATGAATGTCATCGAGAGCTTCACCGACCCCAAGGACCGCAATCCATCGTCCCCGGTCATGGAAACCCACCAGCGAAACGATGGTGGCAATGCCCGCATCCTTGAAACCATGTGCCGCTATTTCCGCTTTCCCAAGGGGTTTGAGGAAATGGTGTTTCTCAGCCAGATCCAGCAAGGGCTCGCCATCAAGACGGCAATCGAGTTCTGGCGCTCCACCAAGCCGCGCTGCATGGGTACGCTCTATTGGCAGATCAACGACATCTGGCCGGTGGCGAGCTGGTCCAGTCTCGATTATGGCGGGCAGTGGAAACCGCTGCACTACCTCGCCAAACGCTTCTTTGCGCCAATCAATATCGTGGCCGTCCCCGAGGGCGATGATATTGTCATCAAGGGCATGAACGATGGTCCGACGCCCACCGATATCACGCTCAATGTGTTTTCCGTCGATATGGAGGGTAACGCCAAGCCCTTGCACGGACTCGATGTTTCGCTCGGACTTGAATCTGCGTCTGAACTGGTTCGTGTAGCGCGTGAGGCCGTATCGGCGGGGCAGTTTCTGATGCTCGAATGGCGCGATCGCAACGGCGTGATGATCGGCAGCAATGATTTCTTTCCCCGCGCCCACAAATATTACGATCTGCCGCAGGCGCGGATCGAGGCACGGTGGACGCGAGGGCCAAGCGGCCCTGAACTCACCCTGCAATCGGACGCGTGTGCCTTCTTTGTCACGGCGCAGGTCGAACCTGCGGGATATTTCTCGGACAACTGTTTCACCCTCTTGCCCGGTCGCCCGGTTACCCTTAGCTTCTCGCCTCGCAGGGGTGCGGCGCCGGGCCTGGACGATCTCCAAAACAGTTTGCGGATCAGCCATTTGGCGGAAACATATTGAGCAGACGGAGATCACGGGATGAAACGTTCCCGCGTCAATGAAATCATTTCCGAAGCGGACGAATTCATCCGCTCTTTCGGCTATATCCTGCCCCCCTTCGCCTATTGGACACCGTCCGAAATGAAGGACAAGCAGGACCAGATCGACAACATCTTGCGCTCCGGGTTGGGCTGGGACGTGACCGATTACGGGCAGGGCGATTTCGATGCCCTCGGCCTGTTCCTGTTCACCGTCCGCAACGGCGATGCGGCCGATCTCGGCAAGGGGCGCGGCATGCTGTACGCGGAAAAGATCATGATTTCGCGTCACGATCAGATTTCGCCCATGCACCGTCACGCCATCAAGGCCGAGGACATCATCAATCGCGGCGGCGCCACGCTGGCGCTTCAGCTCTACAATGATGACGGGACCAACGAAGGCATCGACACCTCCGGGGACGTTGAAGTGTTTACCGATGGCATTCGCCGCGTCCTGCCCGCCGGGGGCATTCTCGAACTGTCCCCCGGCGAAAGCGTGACCCTGTTGCCGGGAAATTGGCACAAGTTCTGGGGTGAGGGCGGGGATGTGCTGATCGGTGAAGTCTCCACGGTCAACGACGATCGCACCGACAACACCTTCCTCGACCCCATCGGGCGATTCTCGGAGATCGAAGAAGACGTGGACCCGATCCATCTGCTGGTATCGGACTATGAAAAATGGTTCGGAATTGCAGGCGGCTCGGGCTACTGACGTCATCGTGATTATCGCATAGCGGAACAACTATCGCCTCGCTCGATTGGCAAAGTATGCCAATCAACGAGGAGAAAACGATGTTCCGACAAGCTCTTGCGGGTCTTGCCTGTGCCACGGCGCTCACGGCGCCCGCCATCGCCCAGACCTTCGAAACCGAGACGGGTTCGGTAACGCTCGTCCCGGTCGTCGAAGGGCTGCAATCGCCTTGGGGTATGGTGTTCCTGCCCGATGAGAGCATGCTGGTGACCGAACGGCCGGGCAATTTGCGGCACGTTTCGGCCGATGGTTCGATTTCCGACCCGATCGCGGGAATACCTGAGGTGGTTTTCGAAGGGCAGGGTGGTCTGCTCGATGTGGCGCTCGATCCCGAATTTGAAACCAACCGCTATGTCTATTTGAGCTACGCCGAGCCTGGCGACGAGGCCGGGACAAATTCGACGGCAGTCGCACGCGGTGTGCTGAGCGATGACATGACCCAATTGACCGACGTCGAGGTCATCTTCTCCCAGCAACCCAAACTGCCATCGGCGCTGCATTTCGGTTCCCGTCTGACGTTCGACAATGAGGGCTATCTGTTCATCACGACCGGTGAGCGGTCCGATGCCGAGTTCCGCGTGCAGGCGCAGGATCTCGATTCCCATCTCGGCAAGGTGATCCGCATCCTGCCCGATGGTTCGGTGCCCGAGGATAACCCGTTCGTTGATACGGAAGGGGCGTTGCCGGAAATCTGGAGCTATGGCCATCGCAACATGCAGGGCGCGGCGTTTCATCCCGATACGGGCGAGCTTTGGGTGGCCGAACACGGCCCCCGCGGCGGCGACGAGCTCAACAGGATCGTCGAGGGCGGCAATTTCGGTTGGCCATTGCTGACCGAGGGTACGGAATATTCCGGTGATCCGATCAATCCGCCCCAGGAACTGCCCGACGACCTGGTGGAAGCAGAAAGGACCTGGGTGCCATCTCCCGCGCCGTCCGGACTTGCGTTCTATACGGGCGATCTGTTCCCGGACTGGCAGGGTGATGCCTTCATGGGTGCGCTGGCAGGCACCGACCTGATCCGCATCGACCTCGAGGGTGAAGAGGTGCTGGGCGATGAATTTCTGTTCGGAGACGATTTTCCCCATCGTATTCGAGACGTGACGCAAGGTCCCGATGACGCGCTCTATCTGATAACCGACGCCGATCCGGGGCAGATTCTGCGGTTGAGCCCGGCCCAGTGATGGGATAATCAGTCCGGGCACCGGGGGAACCGGTGCCCGGGACTTGCCAAGCGCCCGGAGCGGGATCGAACTCGCACAGGGTGAGAGGCACCCTTGCTGGTCCCGCGCATTTGGGGACCATTCATGTTCACCAGAATCCTGCTCGCGGCGGCGCTTTGTGGCGTTGCCTCCATTTCGTCTGCGCCGGCTCAGGAGTTTACCTTCCGGCTGCACCAATTCCTGCCCATGACCGACAGCGTACCGCGCGACGGCCTCATTCCGTGGGCCGAGACCATAGAGGCGCAATCGGGGGGGAGGATAAAAATCGAATATTATCCCTCGATGATCCTCGGCGGCGCGCCCGCCAATCTGTTCGACCAGGCCCAGGATGGCGTTGTCGATCTGATCTGGACGGTGTTGGGCTATACGCCAGGGCGCTTTCCCAAATCCGAAGTGTTCGAGATGCCCTTTCTCGTCACCAATGCCGAGGACACCTCGCGCGCTTTCCAGCGTTTCGTCGAAGAAAACGCCATGGACGAATTTGCAGGGGTCAAGCTGATCGCCGTCCATACCCACGGACCCGGCGTTTTTCATTCGTCCAGCCCAATTGAAACGCTCGAGGATCTTGAGGGCTTGAAGGTACGGGGCGGCTCGCGGGTCATTTCCGCCATGCTGACCGATCTGGGCGCCGAAGCCATCGGCATGCCGGTGCCGCAGGTGCCCGAAAGCCTCTCGCGCGGCGTGATCGATGCCGCGACCATTCCCTGGCAGGTGACCATGGCGCTGCGCACCAGCGAGATCGTTTCCAACCACACCGAGTTTTCCGGCGATCATGGGCTCTATACCCAGACCTTTGCTTTCGTCATGAACCGGGACGCCTATGAAAGCTTGCCTGACGATCTCAAAGCGGTAATCGACGCCAATTCGGGTATCGAATGGGCGGGGCGCTTCGGCGCGGCCAACGATGCCGACGATATCGTGGCCCGCAATGAGGCGGTGGCCAACGGCAATACCATCGTGACGCTCGACGCCGAAGAAACCGCCCGCTGGCGCGCTGCGGCGCAGGTGACCATCGACAACTGGTTTGCCGAGGCCGCTGCGGGCGGTATCGATGGCGA carries:
- a CDS encoding ABC transporter ATP-binding protein — translated: MFRWFENLLNPYPPDAPSQPPKSLLAFCLHYMDGVKLPLIAMAVLSTLVALAEIALFGFLGNVIDWLSAADKETFLADEGPMLFWMSLFVLLVVPTLVLVSNLIIHQTLLGNFPQRIRWMAHRYLIRQSMSYFQDEFAGRIATKVMQTALAVRETVMKLLDVLNYVIVYFIGAVVLAAMNNIWLALPFIVWVVAYVGLLRHYVPKLGKISELQADARSMMTGRIVDSYTNIATVKLFSHSSREETYAREAMDEFLETVHGQMRYVTILNQGITILNGLLLFAVGFVGIWLWLDDLVSAGAVAAAAAIVLRFQGMSQWIMWEMSALFENIGTVRDGINSLSLPSIVADEPDAPRLERVKGDIVFKDVAFNYGKKGDDQTAKVIEGLNLHIRAGEKIGLVGRSGAGKSTIVNLLLRFYDRQSGHVFIDGTDVASVAQDSLRANIGVVTQDTSLLHRSVADNIKYGRPDATDEEMIAAAQKAEAHDFILTLVDAKGRKGYDAHVGERGVKLSGGQRQRIAIARVLLKDAPILVLDEATSALDSEVEAAIQGQLDMLMEGKTVIAIAHRLSTIAAMDRLIILEEGRVVEQGTHTELVETGGTYARLWARQSGGFIDADAEEVAAQ
- a CDS encoding ABC transporter ATP-binding protein, which encodes MTQQTLSLPARISKIFETWIKPFEYKGDIQPPDTIWAFLWYYIRQAKAPYLAVLLFTGLTSLFEALFFFYMGRLIDLLESTDAAGGWAGLIAAHGTELSIMLVVVVVGRFAAPALQALVEEQTIGRGFNTMVRWQTYAYVSRQSIRFFNDDFAGRLVTKVSQAAQSLNDFVASVIQIGWALTIFAGTTIFLFAQLDWRMAALVVIWIAAILLMARYYVPRMRSRAAENAENASVLNGRITDSFANVQTLRLFGNAEDNDTYVKKGFERFLDSATRLARLVTGMRASMGLLSTVMIIAFGWLAIQLWTANAITVGAIAFTLSLVLRLNMMQGRLMGQLNGMMRHFGVAQNAMETIAQPLELTDAPDAEPLKVTGAGIKFENVRFHYGREKGIIEGVDLNVRPGEKIGLVGHSGAGKSTLVNLLLRFYDLESGRILIDGQDISKVTQESLRANIGVVTQDTALLHRSVKANILFGKAGASEEEMIAAARSAEAHDFIMDLKDSRGRTGYEAQVGERGVKLSGGQRQRVAIARVLLKDAPILVLDEATSALDSEVEAAIQSQLDKLMDGKTVIAIAHRLSTIAAMDRLVILDHGRIVEEGTHEALLARGGHYARLWERQSGGFLDLEDEEAAE
- a CDS encoding methyltransferase family protein, with amino-acid sequence MSDMDRDNPGLPHLPPTYPVGFLVLAIILEFVVPLRFLVAPAVWSPQTLVGGVLLVAGLALDIWAFRLFRAAGTNPEPFKPTTAIVANGPYRFTRNPMYVGFLLSFTGIGLLFALEWALIGLPILWFVLDRVVVRREEAYLARKFGAGYEAFLAKTRRWL
- a CDS encoding beta-mannosidase — encoded protein: MAEAHAASQKVIDYRALDLGGRFALSAPERGWSGEIELPGDVHNALLQAGEIPDPYFGQNEDIVAWVYKTPWTVERRFDVPAAMAQGYLTLTLSEVDCIATVFLNGEEIAQTQNQFIRYDLDVTGKIGAGENTLTIAFAAVPEIAQSRADAHPFAIPYAAMNQKVAHLNFVRKTACHAGWDWGICLMPIGVYGRMELRRSALARTESVQVEQHHEDGKVNLVLKTRVHAFDSGVVSLTHTIDGQTVGGDVTVEKGENLIEHTVIIDRPNLWWPAGQGAQPLYDLITDLDGETTARKIGLRQLEWIVEADEIDHSFKCRINGRDITMMGANWIPADAIPSRITPEVVEDLLQSARAANYNMVRVWGGGQYEPDWFYDLCDEMGLLIWHDFMFSCMPYPSDRAFLADVQIEITQQVRRLSYHASIALWCGDNEVIGSLNWYPETKANRDRHLANYDRLSKLLAETVEDEDPQRRFWPSSPSLGYMDFADGWHIDTRGDMHFWDVWHSAKPFEHYRTVQPRFASEFGFQSFTSMNVIESFTDPKDRNPSSPVMETHQRNDGGNARILETMCRYFRFPKGFEEMVFLSQIQQGLAIKTAIEFWRSTKPRCMGTLYWQINDIWPVASWSSLDYGGQWKPLHYLAKRFFAPINIVAVPEGDDIVIKGMNDGPTPTDITLNVFSVDMEGNAKPLHGLDVSLGLESASELVRVAREAVSAGQFLMLEWRDRNGVMIGSNDFFPRAHKYYDLPQARIEARWTRGPSGPELTLQSDACAFFVTAQVEPAGYFSDNCFTLLPGRPVTLSFSPRRGAAPGLDDLQNSLRISHLAETY
- a CDS encoding D-lyxose/D-mannose family sugar isomerase, which produces MKRSRVNEIISEADEFIRSFGYILPPFAYWTPSEMKDKQDQIDNILRSGLGWDVTDYGQGDFDALGLFLFTVRNGDAADLGKGRGMLYAEKIMISRHDQISPMHRHAIKAEDIINRGGATLALQLYNDDGTNEGIDTSGDVEVFTDGIRRVLPAGGILELSPGESVTLLPGNWHKFWGEGGDVLIGEVSTVNDDRTDNTFLDPIGRFSEIEEDVDPIHLLVSDYEKWFGIAGGSGY
- a CDS encoding PQQ-dependent sugar dehydrogenase — encoded protein: MFRQALAGLACATALTAPAIAQTFETETGSVTLVPVVEGLQSPWGMVFLPDESMLVTERPGNLRHVSADGSISDPIAGIPEVVFEGQGGLLDVALDPEFETNRYVYLSYAEPGDEAGTNSTAVARGVLSDDMTQLTDVEVIFSQQPKLPSALHFGSRLTFDNEGYLFITTGERSDAEFRVQAQDLDSHLGKVIRILPDGSVPEDNPFVDTEGALPEIWSYGHRNMQGAAFHPDTGELWVAEHGPRGGDELNRIVEGGNFGWPLLTEGTEYSGDPINPPQELPDDLVEAERTWVPSPAPSGLAFYTGDLFPDWQGDAFMGALAGTDLIRIDLEGEEVLGDEFLFGDDFPHRIRDVTQGPDDALYLITDADPGQILRLSPAQ
- a CDS encoding TRAP transporter substrate-binding protein; its protein translation is MFTRILLAAALCGVASISSAPAQEFTFRLHQFLPMTDSVPRDGLIPWAETIEAQSGGRIKIEYYPSMILGGAPANLFDQAQDGVVDLIWTVLGYTPGRFPKSEVFEMPFLVTNAEDTSRAFQRFVEENAMDEFAGVKLIAVHTHGPGVFHSSSPIETLEDLEGLKVRGGSRVISAMLTDLGAEAIGMPVPQVPESLSRGVIDAATIPWQVTMALRTSEIVSNHTEFSGDHGLYTQTFAFVMNRDAYESLPDDLKAVIDANSGIEWAGRFGAANDADDIVARNEAVANGNTIVTLDAEETARWRAAAQVTIDNWFAEAAAGGIDGEALYGRALELVAQETQ